From Halomicrobium salinisoli, the proteins below share one genomic window:
- a CDS encoding M48 family metallopeptidase, which produces MVAGRRLALAAAGVAGLAFYLAVAYVCYLAAVALWANRPNPVAVVVGVLLGALLLGYLSYLTGTATLRRRLDARPLPYRRAPGVHDRLDRLCDRMGVARPELLVARMAVPNAVAIGGRRTAIVIDDRLFRLLSGAQLEALLAHELAHLENGDAFVQTLAFSVARTVVGVASVSVLPVAFVAGGLARAVALLRGRPNATHRSLLARVERWAIGLVGALGLLVTLAALAYSRRRELAADDRAAELTDPLALARTLRRIERASTPNPGLLTPLYVHGDDDGPLSRLLATHPPMGERIDRLVERAESDGPRRSGRIRR; this is translated from the coding sequence ATGGTGGCTGGACGACGACTGGCCCTCGCCGCGGCCGGAGTAGCGGGGCTGGCCTTCTACCTCGCCGTCGCGTACGTCTGCTACCTCGCCGCCGTCGCGCTCTGGGCGAACCGCCCGAATCCGGTCGCGGTCGTCGTCGGGGTACTCCTCGGGGCGCTGTTGCTCGGGTACCTGAGCTACCTGACCGGCACCGCCACTCTCCGCCGGCGGCTGGACGCCCGACCGCTCCCCTACCGCCGGGCGCCCGGCGTTCACGACCGCCTCGACCGCCTGTGCGACCGGATGGGCGTGGCCCGGCCGGAACTGCTCGTCGCGCGCATGGCGGTGCCCAACGCCGTGGCCATCGGCGGTCGCCGGACTGCGATCGTCATCGACGACCGGCTCTTCCGACTGCTCTCGGGCGCCCAGCTGGAGGCGCTGCTGGCCCACGAGCTCGCACACCTCGAGAACGGCGACGCATTCGTCCAGACGCTGGCGTTCAGCGTCGCCCGGACCGTCGTCGGCGTCGCGTCCGTGTCCGTCCTGCCCGTCGCGTTCGTCGCGGGCGGGCTCGCGCGCGCAGTCGCACTCCTCCGAGGTCGTCCGAACGCGACCCACCGATCGCTCCTGGCGCGGGTCGAACGGTGGGCGATCGGCCTGGTCGGGGCGCTCGGCCTGCTCGTCACGCTCGCGGCGCTTGCCTACTCCCGGCGCCGCGAGCTCGCCGCGGACGACCGCGCGGCCGAGCTGACCGATCCGCTCGCGCTCGCGCGCACGCTCCGGCGCATCGAGCGGGCCTCGACGCCGAACCCGGGCCTCCTGACGCCGCTGTACGTCCACGGCGACGACGACGGACCCCTATCGCGGTTGCTCGCGACGCACCCGCCGATGGGCGAGCGCATCGACCGACTCGTCGAGCGTGCGGAGAGCGACGGCCCACGGCGGTCCGGCCGCATTCGACGCTGA